A window of Acidimicrobiales bacterium genomic DNA:
GCGGCCGGGAGGCGGAGGGTGAAGGTCGACCCCCGGCCCACCTCGGACGAGGCGAGCACCTCGCCGCCGGCGGCCGCCGCCACCCGGGAGGCGATGGCGAGGCCGAGCCCCGTGCCGGCGGCCGACCGCTCGCGGGCGTCCCCCGTGCGGTAGAACGCCTCGAAGACCCGGCCCAGCTCGGCGGCGGGGATGCCGGGGCCGTCGTCGGCCACCGCCACGTCCACCCATTCGGCACCCCCCGTCACCTTCACCCGGACGGTCCCTTCGTCGCCCGCCGCCACCACCGCGTTCTCCACCAGGTGGCCCAGGGCGGACACGAGCTGGCGCCGGTCGCCCGCCACGGCGAGGCCGGACGGGGCGGGCGCGGCGTCCACCGACACGGCCCGCCCCGGGGCGGCGGCAAGGGCGCGCTCCACCGCCTGTGCCACCACCAGGTGCACGGACACCGGCTCGCGGGCGGGCAGGGCGCCCGACTCCAGACGGCTCAGCTCGGCGAGGTCGTCGACCATGCGCCCCACCCGCAGCGCGTCGGCCTCGAGCCGGGCGGCCAGGCGACGGGTGAGCGCCGGGTCGTCCTCGGCCACGATGGTGCCGGCCAGCAGCCCGAGCGCGCCCAGGGGCGCCTTCAGCTCGGCCGTGAGGTTCGCCAGGAAGTCCCGCCGGACGACGTCGAACCGCCGGCGTTCCGTCACGTCGTCGACGACCGCCACGCCGCCGACGACCCGCCGCCCGTCGTCGACGGGCCGGCCGGTGACCCGCAGCGACCGGGGCGGCGGGCCGGCCAGGTCCACCGTGCGCTCGGCCGCCCGGCCGTCGACGGCCTTGGCCAGGACGGCGCGCACGGCGTCGGCCACGGCGCCTCCGGCGGCCACCTCGCCGGCGCCGTCGTGGATCACGTCGCCCGTCTCGTCGCAGACCACCACGCCGACCCCGACGGCACTCAGCGCCCCGGCCAGGCGCTCGGCCCGCGCATCGGCGTCGCTCAGCCGCAGGACGGCGCCCTGGGCCAGCCGCTCGACGCGGCCGACCACGTCACGATCCTCCGACGGTGGCGCGCCGGGCGCCTCCAGGCGCGAGGCGACGGCGGTCAGCCGGCGGGATGCGGCGCGCCACTGGCGGACCGAGCGGACGAGCAGCGCGGCCAGCAGGACCACGAGGGCGCCGCCACCGGCGGCGACGGCGAGCGCCGTGCCCGTGGAGAGCTCCAACATGGCTTCCCACTGTACGGGCAGGGGCCCGCCCGGCGGCCGGACCCCGGGGGCGCCGGCGCCGGCTATTCCTCCTCAGGGACGCCCAGGTCCCACTCGAGGATGAGGTTCTCCCGCTCGGCGTCGCGGGCCACCCGCTCCCGGTTGCGGCGGAACTGGGGGTCGTGCGGCGGCAGGAGGACGAGGCGCGCCATGGCCCGCTGGCGGAACTCCTCGATGAGCACCCGTTCGCCGTAGGCCGACTCCAGGTCCCAGTGGGGCGCCACGGGGCCGAGGTACACGATGCGGACGTGGCCGCGGGGCGGCTGCTGCGGCGCCGACTGGTCGGGCCCGCTGGCGACGGTTGACATGGGACGCTCCTCGCTGGGCGGAGGCCGGGCAGCCTACCGGCTTCGACCTCATTCGCTCGCTGGGGGCAAGGTCCGTGGCCGCACTCGCCCGCCATAGGCGGCCTCTACGGCTGCGGACACCGAGAAAGGACAGAGCGGAGGCGGGCGGGCTCCGCTCGCCCGCCGGAGCACGATCCGACTCGACCGAATGGAGTGAGCGAAGCGAACGAATGAGGTCGAACCTACGGGCGGGAGCCGAGGACGACGGTGGCCCGCAACTCCTGCTCGCCGCGCATCCAGACGACCTCGACCCGGTCGCCCGGCTTGTGGGCCCGCACCGCCGTCTGCACGTTGGCGTTGGTGTCGATGCTCTGGTCGCCGATCCGGGTGATCACGTCGTTGGCCTCGAGACCGGCCTGGGCCGCCGGCGAGCCGGCCACGACCTCCACCACGATCGCTCCGGCCTGCGGCCCGAAGTCCAGCCGCTCGCGGATCTCGGGCGTGAGGGTGACGGTGCTCACGCCGAGGAACCCCTGGGCGGGCGCCGCCTCGCCCGACTGGAGGCGCTCGATCAGCGGCTTGACGGTGTCGATGGCGATGGCGAAGCCGATGTTCTGGGCCCGCTGGCCGAGCACGGCGGTGTTGATGCCAATGACCTCGCCGTCGCTGTTGACGAGCGGCCCGCCCGAGTTGCCGGGGTTGATGGCGGCGTCGGTCTGGATGAGGTTCGACAGCCGGCCGAGGGAGCGCTCCAGGGCAGACACGATGCCGACGGTGACGGTGGGACCGCCGGGAAGGGCCAGGGCGTTGCCGATGGCGACCACGTCGTCGCCCACCTTCACCTTGCCCGACTCGCCCAGCTGCACGGGCCGGCCCTCGAGCCCCGAGGTGTCACGCAGCCGGAGGACGGCGACGTCGGCGTCGGCGTCGGCGCCCACCACCGTGGCGTCGCGCGGCTCGCGCTCGCCGAACAGGGTGACCTGGATGGCGGTGGCGCCCTCGATGACGTGGGCGTTGGTGAGTATGTCGCCCTCGGTCGACAGGATCATGCCCGTGCCCGCGCCCTGGACGGGATCGGGGTTGAGGTCGAAGCCCCCGCCGCCCTGGAAGGTGGCGCTGCGGACCGCCACGACCCCGGGCTGGACCCGGGCCAGCACCTCCTGGATGTCCCGGGGCGGGGCCAGGTTGCTGGTGTTGTTGCCGAACGACGGGATGGTGGTGGTGCCGCCCGCCGACTCCACCCGGCCGCCCTCGTCGTCCGCCAGCATGGCGGCGCCCGCTCCGACCAGGGCGCCGATGACCGCCGCGACCAGGGCGATCACGATCCACGGGCCGGCCGGCGAGCCCGGGGACCGGGCCGGAGGCGGGGCAGCCGCCCACGGCGGCACCGCCTGCCCGCCCGGCGCGGTGGGGGGCTCGTCGACCTTGGTGTCGAGCGGCGCGGTGTCGTCGGGCCGGTCGTCCTCCGGGGGTCCCCAGGACCAGCTTCCCCGTCCGCTGTCGTCGCTCACGCGCATAGCTCCTTGGTCGTCTCTCCGCCCGACGTCCCTGCTCCCGCCGCCCGACGGGGACGGGTGGGAAGGGCCGCGGCCGCAGGCCGCCCATTCTTCCATCCGGGAACGCAGCCCCCTCCGAACATGTTCCCGGGAACTGATCGACACACGCGTGCCGTTGACTCGGGAACGGAGGTGCCATGGAAACGGAATGGATGGCTCAGGGCAAGTGCAGGGACGTCCCGCCGGCCACGTTCTTCCCGAGCGACGGGGTCGGCGTCGAGATCGCGCGCCGCATCTGCGCCGAGTGCCCGATGCAGTCCCCCTGCCTGGAGTACGCGCTCCGCAACCGCATCGACCACGGCGTGTGGGGCGGAGCGTCGGAGCGGGAGCGGCGCCGCATCGCCCGCCGCCGGCGCCTGGAGCGCCAGACGGGGCCGGCGACCGTCAGCGACCTCCGCTGATCAGCTCGGCGACCGTTCGCGACGTCGCCCGGACCCGGTCGAGGACCGACGGGCGGCCCGGCGGGGGCACGGAGGCGGCCGCCGCCAGCAGGTCGGCGGTGGTCCCGTCGCCGACGAGGGTGTGGACCATGCGGCCCGACTCCCACGTGATCACCTCGCCGCCCGGCCACGTGTAGTGGACGGCGGCCGTGCGCCCGACCCAGACCGGCTCGCCGCCGCCCGGAAGGGCCCCGGGGGCCAGTGGCCCGGGCTCGGTGAAGAGCGAGAGCCCGTGGAGCCCGTCGCTGTAGAGCAGCTGGACCCCCCGGGAGTGGCGGTAGGCGCCGACCCGCCGGTAGCCGCCGTCCAGCGACGCCGGTGCCGGGTAGCGCGACGAGAGCCGTGACACGCTCAGGAAGCGAGGCTGGTCGCTCCTGGTGGCGGCGCCCGCCGCCGGCTGCGCCACCGGGGCCGTCTCCAGCTCCAGCACCCGGACGATGCGGACGGGCTTCCCCTCGGAGCCGTAGACCTCGCGCAGGAGCACGAGCCCGGTCGCCTCGTCGATGGCCAGCCGCTCCCGGAGCTCGCCGTCGCGGCGGAGCAACAACAGCTCGGTGGGCCGGCCGGCGACCGTCGGGCCGTCCTGGCGCACCAGCTCGTAGGTCCGCTCGAGCGCCGGCGCCAGCAGGCCGCCGACCTCCCCGTCGTCCTCGATCACCCTCGGCCCGCCGCCGTCGCCGTCCTCCGCCGCCGGCCCCTGGACCCGGATGCGACCGCCCACCGCCCGTATGCCCAGCTCGGCCGTGTGCAGCCCCTCGCGGTCGACCCACGACACCTCGACCCGAGCCGAGAACGGCACCCGCCGGGCCGCCTCCCGGGCCTCCTCCACCGGGCCCTCGGCCGACGCCACACCGCCCGGGCCGGGAAGCAGCACGACCACGAGCCCCGCCACGACGACGCCGACGCCCACCGC
This region includes:
- a CDS encoding HAMP domain-containing sensor histidine kinase, with translation MLELSTGTALAVAAGGGALVVLLAALLVRSVRQWRAASRRLTAVASRLEAPGAPPSEDRDVVGRVERLAQGAVLRLSDADARAERLAGALSAVGVGVVVCDETGDVIHDGAGEVAAGGAVADAVRAVLAKAVDGRAAERTVDLAGPPPRSLRVTGRPVDDGRRVVGGVAVVDDVTERRRFDVVRRDFLANLTAELKAPLGALGLLAGTIVAEDDPALTRRLAARLEADALRVGRMVDDLAELSRLESGALPAREPVSVHLVVAQAVERALAAAPGRAVSVDAAPAPSGLAVAGDRRQLVSALGHLVENAVVAAGDEGTVRVKVTGGAEWVDVAVADDGPGIPAAELGRVFEAFYRTGDARERSAAGTGLGLAIASRVAAAAGGEVLASSEVGRGSTFTLRLPAAADGGSGAPAARLEAG
- a CDS encoding WhiB family transcriptional regulator, producing the protein MAQGKCRDVPPATFFPSDGVGVEIARRICAECPMQSPCLEYALRNRIDHGVWGGASERERRRIARRRRLERQTGPATVSDLR
- a CDS encoding trypsin-like peptidase domain-containing protein, with translation MSDDSGRGSWSWGPPEDDRPDDTAPLDTKVDEPPTAPGGQAVPPWAAAPPPARSPGSPAGPWIVIALVAAVIGALVGAGAAMLADDEGGRVESAGGTTTIPSFGNNTSNLAPPRDIQEVLARVQPGVVAVRSATFQGGGGFDLNPDPVQGAGTGMILSTEGDILTNAHVIEGATAIQVTLFGEREPRDATVVGADADADVAVLRLRDTSGLEGRPVQLGESGKVKVGDDVVAIGNALALPGGPTVTVGIVSALERSLGRLSNLIQTDAAINPGNSGGPLVNSDGEVIGINTAVLGQRAQNIGFAIAIDTVKPLIERLQSGEAAPAQGFLGVSTVTLTPEIRERLDFGPQAGAIVVEVVAGSPAAQAGLEANDVITRIGDQSIDTNANVQTAVRAHKPGDRVEVVWMRGEQELRATVVLGSRP